Proteins found in one Miscanthus floridulus cultivar M001 chromosome 4, ASM1932011v1, whole genome shotgun sequence genomic segment:
- the LOC136551417 gene encoding uncharacterized protein has protein sequence MAPSSNYTLLVALLVAFAVVAPSLLHQSAAARDGGAAKAGGAATSEVALHPTASYEIPDLPLPRIMPCPPLFPKIPFIPCYNVTPPAPPPPPPPPTECRTTLAKSLVPACSGFLTNNDGACESSEAPSTKCCHGVHEFFSGDRRVYDPLCLCHVMNGDVSLLLPAPVNHTRALALVQACLDGVNPQPFSDICNNDQSIKDQMPPMDLPEPPPPAAGNMA, from the coding sequence ATGGCTCCGTCCAGCAACTACACGCTGCTCGTCGCGTTGCTTGTCGCCTTCGCCGTGGTCGCGCCCAGCCTGCTGCACCAATCTGCGGCCGCTAGAGACGGTGGAGCAGCCAAGGCCGGGGGCGCGGCCACCAGTGAAGTCGCTTTGCACCCCACGGCCTCGTACGAGATCCCTGACCTGCCACTGCCGCGAATCATGCCATGCCCTCCCTTGTTTCCAAAGATTCCGTTTATCCCCTGCTACAACGTGACGCcacccgcgccgccaccgccgccgccgccgccaacggaGTGCCGGACAACGCTGGCGAAGTCGCTGGTGCCTGCATGCTCCGGTTTCCTCACCAACAACGACGGTGCATGTGAATCATCGGAGGCTCCGAGCACCAAGTGCTGCCACGGCGTCCATGAATTCTTCAGCGGCGATCGAAGGGTTTATGACCCTCTTTGCCTCTGCCACGTCATGAACGGCGACGTCAGCCTGCTTCTACCGGCGCCCGTCAACCACACGCGCGCGCTCGCGCTCGTGCAAGCGTGTTTAGACGGAGTAAACCCACAGCCATTTTCCGACATATGCAACAACGACCAATCAATAA